From the genome of Lysinibacter sp. HNR:
CAACAGCTTGCCATCAACGCGTATTGGAGCACCGTGGGCGGAACCGTCATGCTTCCCGGTACCAACCGAGCATCTGACCGGTACGCGCGTGCCAGCTTCTACATAAACACGATTCCCCAGGTGGGCGACCTCACCGTCGCAACCGCCGCGGTTTTTGGTGTCATCAGAAACGCCTCCGTCCCCTACGGGGTAACCACCCCGGATCAACCCAATATCGCCACGACCCTCTGGCGCACCCTGGCCGATCACAAGGAGGGGAGATATTACTTTGACTCTGCTCTGTCCCCCAGCCTGAGCTGGGTAAACGTTAACGAGGTGGACCTCAGCGAGTCCGGGCGCCCTCAGCAACTGCAACTCACACAGCACCGAGCCGAGACGCTGGCAGGAAACGTCAGCGACCTCTTCGAGCCTACTGAACCATTCCCTTTTGGTCCGGTAAATCGCCTGGCTGAGGCATAAGCTCTGGGGCAGTTCGCTTTCAAGACCCGGAACGGGTGAGGGCCTGCATTGCACCGTCTGCTTCTTCGACGATGGCTCGCATCGCTGCCTCGGCGCGCTGCCCCTCCCCGGAGCGCACGGAGACGGCCACCTCTTCGTGCAGACGGATAGCCTCAGGATTAGCCGTTCCGGGCATTAAAGCGTTCACGGTTCGTCCGGCTAGGGCCTCCGCAACCGCATCACTCAGGGCGGCAAAGGCCGGATTGCCGGACGCCTCGAGTAGGATACGATGAAAATCTTTGTCGTGAGTAAGGTATTCTTCGTGATCGGCGGAGCGCTGAGTAGCGGCCATGCCGACGATTGCAGCCGTGAGGGCCCCGCACTGTTCCGGAGTGGCACGCTCACTGGCTAGCCTGGCCGCAACGGGCTCAATACCTAAGCGCAATTCGCTGAGCGAGCGCAGTTGCCTCAGCCGGTCGGGGCCGGCTAAGCGCCAAGCAATGATCTTGGGATTAAGAACGTCCCACACAGCTTCCGGTTGCACAACGGTTCCGCGCTTGCGGCGGGCATGAACCAGCCCCAAAGTTTCGAGGACTCGCACACACTCCCGAAGCGCGGAGCGGGATAGGCCAAGTTCTTCGGCGATAAGAACCGTTCCCTCGGGTATCTCTCCCGAAACAATACGACTACCGAGCCTCTCAATCACCTGTTCGTGGAGGGAAGCAAAAGGAGCCGAGACCATTCCCCCATGTTAACCCCTGCACGCAAAAACAGCGGAAGTAATACGAGCCTTTTGTTTATAAGTAGTATTTATTACAGTAAATTTCTAATTTATCCTACTTAATCATAGGATGTGGGGTGGACAATTTCTCTCACGCAAGGAGGCACCGATGCCCTTCCCCCCACTCCGGCCACTGACGGAATCCGCGGACCCCGTGATCACCGCACCGGAACCACAGCTCATTGTTGCGGCACTCGTGGGAATAGCGGTGATCGTGCTGCTCATCACCTGGCTCAAGCTGCACCCCTTCCTCTCGCTACTCCTCGGCTCTCTCACCGCCGGCCTTCTTGCCGCGATGACACCGACGGAAGCGATAGCAAGTTTCACCAGCGGTTTTGGAGCAACCATGGGCGGGGTGGGCGTTCTTATCGGTCTCGGTGCCATGTACGGCAAAATGCTCGCCGATTCCGGAGGCGCCGACCGCATCGTCGACACTCTCATCGCTCGCACCAGCCACAAGATGCTACCGTGGACAATGGGATTGGTGGGAGCCCTTATCGGGCTACCCATGTTTTTCGAGGTTGGCCTTGTGCTGCTTATGCCGGTGATCGTCCTCGTTACCCGGCGTTCGGGGCTCCCCCTGATGCGCATCGCCCTCCCCGCCATCGCGGGTCTCTCGGCCATGCACGGTCTAGTTCCCCCGCACCCCGGCCCCCTGGTGGCAATCGACACCCTCGGCGCAAACCTGGGTCTTACCCTCGCTTTTGGTGTGCTCGTGGCAATCCCCACCATTGTTGTGGCCGGGCCGCTCTTCAGCCGCTTTGCAGCACAGTGGGCTCCCGTTCCAACCCCGGAGCTCTTTCAGGCGGACGAGAAGGAAGGAAAGCCCAAACGACCCTCCTTTCCCGCAGCCCTGATGAGCATCCTATTCCCCGTGATCCTCATGCTTGGAAAATCGCTTGCAGCAATCTTTGCACAGGACTCCTCCGCAGCGTGGAAGATAACACTTGATTTTCTCGGCACGCCTGTTATAGCGCTCACGATGGCGGTCCTCGCCGGGTTTTTCCTCCTCGGTGTTGGCGGTGGGATGGATCGTCGTGCGCTCCAGTCGAGCCTCACCTCTTCGCTACCACCGATCGCCGGAATCCTCC
Proteins encoded in this window:
- a CDS encoding gluconate:H+ symporter; the protein is MPFPPLRPLTESADPVITAPEPQLIVAALVGIAVIVLLITWLKLHPFLSLLLGSLTAGLLAAMTPTEAIASFTSGFGATMGGVGVLIGLGAMYGKMLADSGGADRIVDTLIARTSHKMLPWTMGLVGALIGLPMFFEVGLVLLMPVIVLVTRRSGLPLMRIALPAIAGLSAMHGLVPPHPGPLVAIDTLGANLGLTLAFGVLVAIPTIVVAGPLFSRFAAQWAPVPTPELFQADEKEGKPKRPSFPAALMSILFPVILMLGKSLAAIFAQDSSAAWKITLDFLGTPVIALTMAVLAGFFLLGVGGGMDRRALQSSLTSSLPPIAGILLIVGAGGGFKQVLVDTGIGEVIAAFATGSGASVLLVAWVVAALIRIATGSATVATVTASGLLMPLAEQLSSPMVALMVLAIGAGSVFLSHVNDAGFWMVKEYLGLSVTQTFKTWTVLECLVSVTGLAGVLILSVFVGG
- a CDS encoding FCD domain-containing protein, yielding MVSAPFASLHEQVIERLGSRIVSGEIPEGTVLIAEELGLSRSALRECVRVLETLGLVHARRKRGTVVQPEAVWDVLNPKIIAWRLAGPDRLRQLRSLSELRLGIEPVAARLASERATPEQCGALTAAIVGMAATQRSADHEEYLTHDKDFHRILLEASGNPAFAALSDAVAEALAGRTVNALMPGTANPEAIRLHEEVAVSVRSGEGQRAEAAMRAIVEEADGAMQALTRSGS